Part of the Perognathus longimembris pacificus isolate PPM17 chromosome 1, ASM2315922v1, whole genome shotgun sequence genome, TATAAGTTAAAACGTAAAAATTCAAGTTTAACTGAAAAGAGATTTTGGCACTACCCACATGTCTAACTGAAGGAGGGAAATGAGACTCTTAGAAACAATTACTGTAGTTTTTCTTCACCCATACCTTTGGGGCTCCACATCTCCCATCATCCCATTCCTTTACTTGAAGAAAAGACCATCCTGTGAACCATGCTCTTGAAGGCTTGCTTCACTTGCTGATTGCGTAGTGTGTAGATGAAGGGGTTCAGGAAAGTAGTCACAGAGGTGTAGAGCACAGCTATTCCTTTGCTCAAAGTCACCCTCTCCCTTGCTGAAGGCTTAATGTACATAAAGATGCAGCTGCCATAAGAGAGGGACACAACGATTATATGGGAGGAGCAAGTAGAAAAGGCTTTCTTCCTTTGGCTTATAGAAGGAATTCTCAGAATGGTCTGGATGATATTTGTATAGGAGAGAATTACTAGTGTCAAGGTGCCTATGAGTGTTACCACTGCTAAGGAGAATGCCATGAGTTCTAGCAAACGCGTGCTTGTGCAAGAAAGCTGCAAAAGTGGAAAAAAGTCACAGAAAAAATGATCGATTGCATTGGAGGCACAAAAATCTAATTGTATCAGAAGGATGACTGGAGGAAAGACAATGAGAAATCCTGCAAGCCAGCAACTGAAGACCAGAAGCATACAGACCTTGTTGCTCATGATGGTTGTGTAATGGAGGGGTTTGCAGATGGCCACGTAGCGATCATAGGACATGGCTGTCAAGAGGTAAAATTCTGTCGCGCCTAAGAAGATGACAAAAAATAGCTGGGCCATGCAATCATTGTAAGAAATGCTCCTGTTTCCTGTTGTGATGGTGACAAGGAATCTGGGAGTGGAGGCAGATGTGAATGCTATTTCTAGGAATGATAAGCTCTGAAGAAGGAAATACATGGGTGTCTGCAGATGGGGATCTGAGAGGGTGAGGATGATGATGGTCAGGTTTCCTGTCACACTGAGTAGGTAGGTGATAAGGAGAAAGAGCAAAAGCACAACCTGCCACTGAGGGTCATCTGTCAATCCAAGAAGAATAAAGTCAGTGACTGCTGTAAAATTTCTCatgattttctctctttttgatgACACCTCTTTATTCTAGCTGTGAAGAGTTGAAGAAATAAGATAAAGATTATAGTCATGATAAaaatggtatttaaaaataatttcagtgtgctTCTAGTGTATTTTACTTAGTGTAAAGTCCTTTATATTCATATGTgttataacaaaaaaagtgtgaaTTTTTTCttgtaaatacatataaatatatggtgACATTACACATTAtgacctttattttttcttttattttggtgcATGTCTTAGTCTTGAACTCAGTTCTGGTTACTCTCCCTGtgagccattttgctcaaggctagttctctaccacttaagtcacaactccacttgtgactttgtttgtggttacttggagataagaatctttgaattgtgaacctcagatctcagcttcctgagtagcttggataacAGGTCTGAGGTACCACCCCGCACACAGCACATTGCATTCCTTTTATACAATTTTTATATATAGCAATATTTCTAATTGGTAAAAACATATAGTTAGCAAGATAAATAAATCTAATAATCTATTGTGAATTATGAGGTTTATACTTAATAGTTTCATATTGTAAGCTGAAATTTAGCATATAATAATTTAATTGCTTATAGTAATCATACACACCTATAtgcaagtgtatatatatatatgtacatatatatatttataagtcAAGAGTCAGCGGCCTATAATCTTAGGGGGCTGAAATGTGAGAGATTTGCACTAAGAAGGGAAGtaagttgaaaagtgtgtgagatatttaattaattaatttattattattattattattatttttggccaggcctggggcttggactcagggcctgagcactgtctctggcttctttttgctcaaggctagcactctgcctcttgagccacagtgccacttctggccttttgtatatatgtggtgctgaggaatcaaacccagggcctcatgtatacgaggcaagcactcttgccactaggccatattcgcagccccgagatatttatttttgatcaacCAGAATgagacttagtggtagagtgcttgcctaacatgcatgaagtcctgagttccattcctcagcaccacataaacagaagaattgggaagtggcattgtggctcaagtggaagattgctagccttgagcccaaaggaagccgggacagtggtcaggctttgggttcaagccccaggactggcaataaataaataaataaataaataaataaataaataaataaataaataaaatggagctgtggattaagAGGTAGTTTGTGATCTTTGAGCAAAGACAGCACCAGTATGGAATTAAGTGACTgtggagaaaacaaatgaaacaattgtaaaactaaaataaaaggtAATAAAAGTAATTACATATAATGTCATAAGTTAGATGAAacagacatttaaaaattgttactttttggttttagagagacattattttgtatttaaaaacaaaagtttcaaaaatgtattgcttataatatatattaatcttTTAAGATGTACtttgatgtttatttattttgttcttttttgtcagtcttgggtcttgaatgaAGGGCAAGGGGCCTGTGCATGAGCTTTTTGtctcaaagctagtgttttactactttgagccagagcaccactttcagatttttggtgcttaattggagataagtgtctcacagattttcctgcctagcgggctttgaactgggatattcagatcccaacctcctgggAGGTAGCATAAGTTACTTGTGTctgatttactttattgttatcataaaggtgatgtacagagggttgcaattacatatgttaggcaatgaggacatttccttttgcttatttgttttgtttttgttgccagtcctggggtgttgactcagagcctgagcactgtcactggctttttttgctcaaggctagcactctacctcttgagccacagtgccacttccggcttttttcaatatatgtggtactgaggaatcgaacccagggcttcatgtatacggggtgagcacttttaccactaggcctttcccagccccaagaatattTCCTTTGTTACAGTGTTTCTCTTCATTGCTGTTTCCCAGCCTCACCCTCATATATcagttttaaagtattttcttcatTATCTAATCCTCCATTTAGTATTAAGCTCTCCTGAATGTTTCAGAATATTCCCCAAAAATTTGAGCAGGAATGAAATCTTCAAGTTACAACAATTGTATAACACAGTACATAGCacatactgattttttaaaatgtggatttctggttcattaaaaaaaaatctgagtacattggaaaacgtgaaagggaataccaaaatcgagagacacagggtaaaaagacaaacgactacaaaagcaatacttgcaaaactgtttggtgtaaatcaactgaacaactcagggggagaaagggaaagtgggaggagggaagggggaatgagggaagaggtaacaaacagtacacaaaatgtatccagtgcctactgtatgaaactgtaacccctctgtacatcagtttgacaataaaaatttttaaaaaaagaaaaagccaaaacaccatgatcaaaaaaaaaattcttaaaaacatATACTACTCTGTTCCTATTCAAACTTTTACAACCCATTACAACAGACACAGTGGTCCAGAGTAAAGAGGTTCTGGCATCCTGTGTTCAGATGTCTAATTGATGGGAGACGTTCCAGACTAAACACATTGTTTTAACTCCAATAAAGTTAACTCTTCATAAGAAAGGCCTTTTGTAACATCGTGAGAATATTCTTCTTGGATCATTTTCATTGACCACTAATCTATCATGATCCTGAGCTTTGACATATAAATCCCTACATACATATAAGGACTTAAATTTACTCTCCTATCTGGAGGTGATGTTGGTCACATAAGCCTTTTGTCTCACCTATCTTACACCTCAGTGCCCAACTGTATTTTAGTTTGACACACTTCAAGTGCTCCTTCTTGTCTTTGTtctcaaaaatcataaaataggTCTTCCAAACACTCTAGATTCTCTTGTTGGAGGAGAATAACACTCATTCAACATCAAAGGTTAGTTGTGAAGGAAGCtttatctttgtattttataaaaagaaactcttcatgttacagaaacaacTATTTAGTTGTTCCATATAAAGTTGGTTAAAAGCTTTAGCTCTGCTGACCTCTATAATAATTTTGATACCTAATTTTAGTACACACTATTTAAGCCTCTAACTTTTCCTTTGT contains:
- the LOC125348261 gene encoding olfactory receptor 6C75-like; the protein is MRNFTAVTDFILLGLTDDPQWQVVLLLFLLITYLLSVTGNLTIIILTLSDPHLQTPMYFLLQSLSFLEIAFTSASTPRFLVTITTGNRSISYNDCMAQLFFVIFLGATEFYLLTAMSYDRYVAICKPLHYTTIMSNKVCMLLVFSCWLAGFLIVFPPVILLIQLDFCASNAIDHFFCDFFPLLQLSCTSTRLLELMAFSLAVVTLIGTLTLVILSYTNIIQTILRIPSISQRKKAFSTCSSHIIVVSLSYGSCIFMYIKPSARERVTLSKGIAVLYTSVTTFLNPFIYTLRNQQVKQAFKSMVHRMVFSSSKGMG